A stretch of DNA from Sulfurovum sp. TSL6:
CTCTCAGGACGTATGCGCATGCGCCCTATACCTATGGGTTCTTCACACTCGATACAGATACCAAACATAGGTTTGTCTATGCGTGATAGGGCATTGGTAAGTCTTGTTAAGCGCAATTTTGATTCATCCAATATTTTGTTATTGACATGCTGTTCTCCCATAGCCTCTAGACGGGTCAGTCTCCCTAGTGAACAGTCAGGAGAGATGGGTTGTACTTTTTCTTGAAGCATCTTTATCTGCTCTTTAAGGATTTTGATATGGGTCTCTATCGTTTCTTGTAGGTCACTTTTCTCTTCTTTTGTCATTTCTGGCCACTTTATGCTATATTGAGATTATTATACACGAAATGGAACAAAATGGGTAACAGTAAAATAGAGTACAGTGTGATACGCAATGCTACATATTAAAAAAACCGTATTTTTTGTAGTGACATTGAGTTTTCTGTGGGCAGAACATAACCATACAAATGCACTCATTCAAGAAGACTCTCCTTATCTGCAGCAACATGCGCATAACCCTGTCAACTGGTATCCTTGGGGGAAGGAAGCGTTGGATAAGGCAAGAAAAGAAAATAAAATGATCTTTCTCTCTATAGGGTACAGTACCTGTCACTGGTGCCATGTGATGGAGGAAGAGAGCTTTACCTCCGATGCCGTGGCTGTATTGCTCAATGAGAGTTATGTATCCATTAAAGTAGACAGAGAAGAACTCTCTCAACTGGATAAAAAGTATCAAAGGCTTTATATGTCCGTACATGGGAAAAGAGGAGGATGGCCTTTGAGTGTTTTTATGTCCCCTGAAGCAGAAGTCTTTCATGTGGCTACCTATATTCCTAGAGACGGGTATGGTTCCATGGGTCTGATGAGTCTACTGCCATCCTTTACGAGACTGCAAAAAGAGAAGGCTGGGCAATTTCAGTTATTGGTTGAACAGCACAAACAAGCAGCATTAAGAGGGAACACCAAAGCACAGCTAAATGAGAAGTTGAATGCAGACGTGATGGATAAAGCAGTCCGGGAGATCACTACAGAGTTTGATCCACAGAATGGAGGATTCGCTTTAAGGCCAAAGTTCCCCGAAGCATCCAAACTGGCTCTTTTGATAGATATCTATCAGTTAAGCGGGAACAAAAAAGCATTCTATATGGCACAGCTGACACTTAGGAAAATGGCTGAGGGAGGTATCTATGACCAGATAGGCGGAGGATTTTTCCGTTATACCACGGACAGGCATTGGCAGATGCCTCATTTTGAGAAGATGCTTTATACCAATGCAGAACTACTTCCTGTCTATGTACGTATGTATGAACTTACTACGGATCCCCTGTATCAAAAAATCGTCTATGAGACCATTGCACAAATGGAAAAGCATTTTATGCAAGAAGGTCTCTATCTTACTGCCAGTGATGCGGACAGTAATGGAGAGGAGGGAGGGTATTTTATCTATGAGTATGCAGAAGTAAAAAAATACCTATTGACTCAAGGATGGGATCCCCGAGAGATAGAAGAGGTCTTGGCATACCTGGGGATAGAAGAAGACGGAAATATAGATGGAGATTTTTCCCATACACATATTACCGGTGACAAGGTGCCTTTGAGGCTGGAAGAAGTGAAAACATATTTAAGAGAGGTCCGCAGTAAAAGAACTTTCCCTTTTATAGACAGCAAGGTCATCACGGCATGGAATGCGATGATGATCAAAGCACTTTTTGTCGCGTCAAGGCTTGATAGACAGTATCTGACTTTGGCTGAGCAGCGTTTAGATGCGCTTCTAAAAAAGATGAGCCCCCAAGGTATACTGTATCATCAAACACTTCCAGGGAAAGCCCCTAAACAAGAAGGGTTGCTTGAAGACTATGCTTTTTTGATAGATGCTATGATAGAAGGGTATGAAAGGACATACAATAAAACATATCTTACCCTGCTCCAATCATTGACCAAAGAGGCCCTGGATAAGTTTTATAGAAAGAAGCAGTGGTACTTGAGTGATGACAGTATACGTGCAGAGGCTGACTTTGATGACAGGTATTATACTTCTGCTTTAAGTGTCATGCTGGAAAACCTGGTCAGACTTGCTGGTCTTACCGAGGAACTCTCTTATGCCAAGATAGTCAAAGAGACCATTCAGAATACGGGCGCTGTATTGAAAAAATCACCGGCTAAAGCACCCAAACTGCTTCATGCCTTTTTACGTCTTAAAATGGGAGATGTGATCATCAAATCAAAGATAAAAAATTTGCAAAAAAGCAGAAAAGAGATAGATGCGATAGACTATCCTTTTATTTTAAGCAAATTTGAAGAGAGTGATAAGTATCTTGCCTGTAGAATAAACAGCTGTTTTGCCTATGATACAAACATCACAGCTTTGATAAACTATATAGAGAAGGAGCTAAAGTAAAGTATGCTAACAATGAATGATGATCTGGAAGGTGCGCTAAAAGCATATCTTGTATTACTTGATGAAGAAGAGTATTTTGAAGCACATGAGGTCCTGGAAGAGGCTTGGCATCCTTTGAGGCTCAGCGATCATCCATTGGCTAACCTCGCAAAGGGGTTGATCAATGGGGCTATTACGTTTGAGCATATCAAACGCAATCGTAAAAACGTGAAAGACAAAGCACAGCGTGTCATAGCTTCTTATGAAAGACATAAACATTTGTGTACCGAGAGTATTGAACATGCAGAGCTTTTTAAGCAAGCCTGTCAAAAGATAGAAGCGCTGAAAGTAACACACGCTGGGGTGTTTGATGTTCTGGTATCATAGCACCACCAAACATTCTTACAACTCTGTACGGACCAATCCTAACAGGCTCTCCTGGGAAGATCAGCCCAGTACGTATAAAAACTATCCGGAACATTATAAAAAACGAAAGCTGGATCTGGAAAAAGAAGAAGAGAATTTCCTCTATCATATCGCAGGATTGACGGCAAAAAAAAGTTATCCAAGCGGAGAGTATTATCTGCGGATCAACCCTTCAGCAGGTGCTCTCTATCCCAACGAACTCTATTTTCAAACACGGGGTGTAGAGGGTATAGAAGATGGTATCTATCACTATGAAGTGCTTTCTTCCTCTTTGACACTGCTCCAACGCATTACAGATGATGAAGGCTTGGAACCCTATTTTGGATACAAAACAGCGATGAAAGGGTATCTGTTCTTGGTCTCTGCCATTTATTATCGTTCTTCGTGGAAATATAAGAACCGTGCATTCAGGTATTGCCTCTTGGATGCGGGACATCTTTTGGGCAGTATAGAAGCCTCAGCATTGCTCAAATCGAATGTGGTAGAAATGCGGTACGATATAGACAGAGAAAAGCTTAATCTCATGTTCGGATTTGAAGACAGAGAGTGGATGCTTGCAGGGTGCTCTATGGCGATACCTATAGAAGACCAAGACGTATCGCCCATAGAGTTTTCACTTCCCTATGTGGATGGAAGCAGAACGTTTGAACCCAACCCGCTTATCGAGCAGGCGTACCATGAAACCATGCATTTGGAGTCTTGCAAGAGAGAAGTGAAGGCCCCCGAATTTACCTATTATACGGAAAAACTTCAAGAGACGCTTTTTAAACGTAGATCACAAAGAGGTTTCCAGGAAGGTGCTATTACGAAGGGGCAGTTCAATTATATTATGGAATCGGTACACCAGCCTGTCCTGAGTGACTGCGATGAAGAGGTCTCTGTTTACGTCGTCATCAACCGGGTGCTTGACATGCCGTTGGGACTCTATAAAGAAGGCGAGTATCTGAAGTATGGAGACTTTGCCAGAAAAGCAGGGTATTTGAGTTTGGAACAGTATAGTCTTTCTATGCAGGGAGCAGTAGCCTTTTTCCTCACTTCCAAAGCGAAGAACTATCAGGCACTTTACCAGAAAGCCGGTATCATAGGACATAGACTTTATGTGGCTTCACTCTATATGGGGATAGGGTGTTCGGGTATCGGTGCGTATTATGATGATGAGGTCAATGCATTTGTGGAGAACGATGAAATGGTACTGTATGCTTTGGCGATAGGCAAATAAGTCCTATGAGACTATTTAGTTTTTAAACCGATACCCCAATGTTTCTAACTGTGTACGTAACAATGCAGGGATATCCCCTTGAAACTCTAAACACTCGTCTTTGACAGTTCCACCGGTGCCAAGCTTTTTTTTAAGCGTTTTAAGCAGCGCCTGAAGATCTGTTGTTTTTAAATAAAAAGGTTTGACAATGGTGACCACTTTACCACGCCGTTTCTCTTTTGCAAAATGCAATTGATGTTTTTCGGGTGCTTTGATCTCTGTAGAGATTTTTTTAGTGGGCTTCTCTTTATTATCTGATGACCAGCCATCATCAAAATTTGCACCCATTTCAAATAGATTTTCTTTCACTATTCACTCCTAATTATAATCTGTATCAAAAAGTATGCCAAGCACTACCATGAGAACAAGCAAGAAAATAAAGACTTTGTAAAGTGTTGCATCACTAGGAAGTTTCATCTTCATCCTATCTCATAAATGATTTCAGTTTTATTCTTCTTTGTTTGGATCTCTTTGATGCTCAGTCCTTCTATGGGAAGTTTCATAAACGCTTCGAGGGTTTCTATCCCCGCTTTGGAAATCTCTCGCAGGACGATACCTCTATAGGCCTTTGCCCAATGGCTCACGACTTTCCCCTCTTTGATGAACTTGAGTGTGGTATAGGGTTTAGCGGGTTTGTAGAATTTATCATAAAAACCTGCACGCAGATCCAGTATCTCATCCTCAGCCAGGTATGCTTCCATAAGTGCTGCAGCGTGTTCATTGTAAAATTTCTCTGGCTTGATGTCGCCTACGGCTTCTCCCTGTTTGAGTTTATACTCAGGGATGAGATCAGAAGCACGGATGGGACCAAAGAGGTTTGAAAAGAGAATGACATGGCTGTCTATATACTTTTGTGTCTCTCTATCCAGCTTTGCATAACCCAGGTAATCAAAAGCCACACCTGTATATCTTTGGATGGCTTTCATCGTGAGTTCATGTATGATATCTTTTTTATGTGCAAGGATATCTGCTTCTTTTTTGAGACCAAACATTTTGGACAGTGTGGGTATGTCACCCTTTTGTAAAACATTGATATAGGTATGCAAGAGTTTGGTTCTGTGAGGCAAGAGGGCTTCAAAGAGTAAAGTAGCAGGATTAAAAGAGTGTTCTCCTCCTGATTTTTTGGTTTCACTTGGTGCCAATAGTATTTTCATTAATAGTGCCTCTATTTTTCATTTTATGTGGATGTATTCTATAGAAATTACCTAAAAAAGAGAAATTTTTATCAATTTGTCCAAAACCCTTGACATTAAAAACTTTTTTGTCTATAATTCCCGTCCATTTTAAGTGTAACCGCTTTTAATGATGGTGCTGGTGTAGCTCAGTTGGCTAGAGCAGCTGATTTGTAATCAGCAGGTCGGGGGTTCGAGTCCCTTCACCAGCTCCATGAAAGAAATATAATTATCAGTGTTTGACCAGTAAAGATTTAAACATTAAGGTGAGTTACTCAAGTGGCCAACGAGGGCAGACTGTAAATCTGCTGACTATGTCTTCGAAGGTTCGAATCCTTCACTCACCACCATATGTTAAATCGCATAAAAGATGCGGGCGTAGCTCAGTGGCTAGAGTTCCTGCCTTCCAAGCAGGCTGTCGAGGGTTCGAATCCCTTCGCCCGCTCCATAAACTGGGAGCTGTGTGAATTATGTATTTAACACACTAATAACTTCACATGTAAAAGCTTTCCTTTTTTATTCATTTATGACTTTAACGCACAAATATTAATTATATACAATTGAGTTGCCCATATGGCTCAGGGGTAGAGCACTTCCTTGGTAAGGAAGAGGTCGTGAGTTCAAGTCTCACTATGGGCTCCACTCTCCATGATAGTATGGACAAAAGTATTACATCTTTGTAATAGTTCTGTCCATATAGGTATGGGGTCTAAGAAAATTTAGGTATAATACTGCCTTTAAATCATTTTACGCTAGGAGAATAGCATGGCTAAAGAAAAATTCGAACGAACAAAACCGCATGTAAATATCGGTACTATCGGTCACGTTGACCACGGAAAAACTACATTGACAGCTGCGATCACAATGTGTCTAGGACTTAAAACTGGTGCTGCTACAATGGATTATGATCAAATTGATAATGCTCCAGAAGAGAGAGAAAGAGGAATTACAATTGCTACTTCTCACGTAGAGTATGAAACAGAAACTAGACACTACGCTCACGTAGACTGTCCAGGTCACGCGGACTACGTTAAAAACATGATTACTGGTGCTGCTCAAATGGACGGTGCTATTCTTGTTATTGCTGCGACTGATGGTCCAATGGCACAAACTAGAGAGCACATCCTTCTTTCTAAGCAAGTAGGTGTTCCATATATCGTTGTATTCTTGAATAAAGAAGACCAACTTGATGATGAAGATAAAGAAGAGATGTTAGAACTTGTAGAGATGGAAGTACGTGAACTTCTTTCTGAGTATGACTTCCCAGGTGACGATACTCCAATCGTAGCTGGTTCTGCATTTAAAGCACTTGAAGAAGCTAAAGCTGGTACAGCTGGTGAGTGGTCTGAAAAGATCTATGCACTTATGGATGAAGTAGATGCATATATCCCTGAGCCAGTAAGAGAAACTGATAAAGATTTCCTAATGGCAATCGAAGATATCTTTACTATCCAAGGTCGTGGTACTGTTGTAACTGGTAAAGTTGACAGAGGTACTGTATGTGTTGGTAACGAAGTTGAGATCGTTGGTCTTAAAGATACACAAAAAACAACTGTTACTGGTGTTGAAATGTTCCGTAAAGAGATGGATTGTGGTGAAGCTGGTGATAACTGTGGTGTTCTTATCCGTGGTATCGATAAAGAAGCTGTGCAAAGAGGTATGGTTCTTTGTAAGCCAGGATCAATCACTCCACATACTGCATTTGAAGCTGAAATTTATGTTCTTACTAAAGAAGAAGGTGGTAGACACACTCCATTCTTTAACAACTATAGACCACAGTTCTACGTTCGTACAACAGACGTAACAGGTTCAGTTCAACTTCAAGAAGGTACTGAAATGGTTATGCCAGGAGACAACGTTAAAATTAACGTTGAACTTATCGCACCTGTTGCACTTGATGAAGGTACTAAGTTTGCTATCCGTGAAGGTGGTAGAACAGTTGGTGCCGGTGTTGTTTCTAAGATTATTGCTTAATAACACACTGCAGGAGGCTTGCCTCTTGCGCACTTATCATAGGAGATAACAATGAGAGAAACAGTTCACTTAGGTTGTGAGAAATGTACAAGACGTAACTATCACACCAATAAAAACAAAAAAACGACAACAGAAAAACTTGCTCTTAAAAAGTATTGTAAATGGTGTAAATGCCATACAGTACACAAAGAGATGAAACTGTAATCGGAGACTTTTGTTAGATACTATCGGGCTTTGCCCATAGTATTATTTCTAGGCCAATAGCTCAGTTGGTAGAGCACTGGTCTCCAAAACCAGGTGCCGGGGGTTCGAGTCCCTCTTGGCCTGCCACAAGTAAAGGTAATATATATGGGAAAAATTTCAACATTTATAGCACACGCGAGAGCGGAGATTCATAAAGTTATATTTCCAACAAAAGTACAAGTAAGACAAGCATTTTTAGCAGTTGTTCTGGTAGTAACTGTAATATCAATATTTTTAGCGTTGGTTGACTTTTTAATGTCATCAATCGTATCATCAGTTTTATAGGATAGACAATGGCTTATCAATGGTATGCAATTCAAACATATTCAGGTTCGGAACAAGCTGTAAAAAGAGCGATCGAGCAACTTGTCAAAGATCATGGAATTGAAGATAAACTTGAACGTATCGTCGTTCCAACAGAAGAAGTGATTGAAGTTAAAAATGGCGTGAAAAAGATTACTGAAAGAACATTGTATTCTGGGTATGCTTTCGCACATATAGACCTGGATACTGATCTCTGGCATAAGATACAATCTTTGCCAAGAGTATCTAGATTTATCGGTGAACAAAAGACACCTACTGCACTTTCAGAGGCAGATATCAAAGTGATTTTAGACAAAATGGAGCAAAAAGCTGCACCAAGACCTAAAGTTGATTTTGAAACAGGCGAAATGGTCCGTATTGTTGATGGTCCGTTTGCAAACTTTACAGGCATGGTTGAAGAGTATGATCTAGAC
This window harbors:
- the rpmG gene encoding 50S ribosomal protein L33; amino-acid sequence: MRETVHLGCEKCTRRNYHTNKNKKTTTEKLALKKYCKWCKCHTVHKEMKL
- a CDS encoding TraR/DksA C4-type zinc finger protein encodes the protein MTKEEKSDLQETIETHIKILKEQIKMLQEKVQPISPDCSLGRLTRLEAMGEQHVNNKILDESKLRLTRLTNALSRIDKPMFGICIECEEPIGIGRMRIRPESVRCVECANSL
- the tuf gene encoding elongation factor Tu, producing the protein MAKEKFERTKPHVNIGTIGHVDHGKTTLTAAITMCLGLKTGAATMDYDQIDNAPEERERGITIATSHVEYETETRHYAHVDCPGHADYVKNMITGAAQMDGAILVIAATDGPMAQTREHILLSKQVGVPYIVVFLNKEDQLDDEDKEEMLELVEMEVRELLSEYDFPGDDTPIVAGSAFKALEEAKAGTAGEWSEKIYALMDEVDAYIPEPVRETDKDFLMAIEDIFTIQGRGTVVTGKVDRGTVCVGNEVEIVGLKDTQKTTVTGVEMFRKEMDCGEAGDNCGVLIRGIDKEAVQRGMVLCKPGSITPHTAFEAEIYVLTKEEGGRHTPFFNNYRPQFYVRTTDVTGSVQLQEGTEMVMPGDNVKINVELIAPVALDEGTKFAIREGGRTVGAGVVSKIIA
- a CDS encoding DUF309 domain-containing protein is translated as MLTMNDDLEGALKAYLVLLDEEEYFEAHEVLEEAWHPLRLSDHPLANLAKGLINGAITFEHIKRNRKNVKDKAQRVIASYERHKHLCTESIEHAELFKQACQKIEALKVTHAGVFDVLVS
- the secE gene encoding preprotein translocase subunit SecE — encoded protein: MGKISTFIAHARAEIHKVIFPTKVQVRQAFLAVVLVVTVISIFLALVDFLMSSIVSSVL
- a CDS encoding SagB family peptide dehydrogenase, translating into MFWYHSTTKHSYNSVRTNPNRLSWEDQPSTYKNYPEHYKKRKLDLEKEEENFLYHIAGLTAKKSYPSGEYYLRINPSAGALYPNELYFQTRGVEGIEDGIYHYEVLSSSLTLLQRITDDEGLEPYFGYKTAMKGYLFLVSAIYYRSSWKYKNRAFRYCLLDAGHLLGSIEASALLKSNVVEMRYDIDREKLNLMFGFEDREWMLAGCSMAIPIEDQDVSPIEFSLPYVDGSRTFEPNPLIEQAYHETMHLESCKREVKAPEFTYYTEKLQETLFKRRSQRGFQEGAITKGQFNYIMESVHQPVLSDCDEEVSVYVVINRVLDMPLGLYKEGEYLKYGDFARKAGYLSLEQYSLSMQGAVAFFLTSKAKNYQALYQKAGIIGHRLYVASLYMGIGCSGIGAYYDDEVNAFVENDEMVLYALAIGK
- a CDS encoding YaaA family protein yields the protein MKILLAPSETKKSGGEHSFNPATLLFEALLPHRTKLLHTYINVLQKGDIPTLSKMFGLKKEADILAHKKDIIHELTMKAIQRYTGVAFDYLGYAKLDRETQKYIDSHVILFSNLFGPIRASDLIPEYKLKQGEAVGDIKPEKFYNEHAAALMEAYLAEDEILDLRAGFYDKFYKPAKPYTTLKFIKEGKVVSHWAKAYRGIVLREISKAGIETLEAFMKLPIEGLSIKEIQTKKNKTEIIYEIG
- a CDS encoding thioredoxin domain-containing protein, producing MLHIKKTVFFVVTLSFLWAEHNHTNALIQEDSPYLQQHAHNPVNWYPWGKEALDKARKENKMIFLSIGYSTCHWCHVMEEESFTSDAVAVLLNESYVSIKVDREELSQLDKKYQRLYMSVHGKRGGWPLSVFMSPEAEVFHVATYIPRDGYGSMGLMSLLPSFTRLQKEKAGQFQLLVEQHKQAALRGNTKAQLNEKLNADVMDKAVREITTEFDPQNGGFALRPKFPEASKLALLIDIYQLSGNKKAFYMAQLTLRKMAEGGIYDQIGGGFFRYTTDRHWQMPHFEKMLYTNAELLPVYVRMYELTTDPLYQKIVYETIAQMEKHFMQEGLYLTASDADSNGEEGGYFIYEYAEVKKYLLTQGWDPREIEEVLAYLGIEEDGNIDGDFSHTHITGDKVPLRLEEVKTYLREVRSKRTFPFIDSKVITAWNAMMIKALFVASRLDRQYLTLAEQRLDALLKKMSPQGILYHQTLPGKAPKQEGLLEDYAFLIDAMIEGYERTYNKTYLTLLQSLTKEALDKFYRKKQWYLSDDSIRAEADFDDRYYTSALSVMLENLVRLAGLTEELSYAKIVKETIQNTGAVLKKSPAKAPKLLHAFLRLKMGDVIIKSKIKNLQKSRKEIDAIDYPFILSKFEESDKYLACRINSCFAYDTNITALINYIEKELK
- a CDS encoding translation initiation factor, which encodes MKENLFEMGANFDDGWSSDNKEKPTKKISTEIKAPEKHQLHFAKEKRRGKVVTIVKPFYLKTTDLQALLKTLKKKLGTGGTVKDECLEFQGDIPALLRTQLETLGYRFKN
- the nusG gene encoding transcription termination/antitermination protein NusG → MAYQWYAIQTYSGSEQAVKRAIEQLVKDHGIEDKLERIVVPTEEVIEVKNGVKKITERTLYSGYAFAHIDLDTDLWHKIQSLPRVSRFIGEQKTPTALSEADIKVILDKMEQKAAPRPKVDFETGEMVRIVDGPFANFTGMVEEYDLDHGKLKLNVSIFGRNTPVEILYTQVEKIL